A window of Gambusia affinis linkage group LG03, SWU_Gaff_1.0, whole genome shotgun sequence contains these coding sequences:
- the sf3a1 gene encoding splicing factor 3A subunit 1 isoform X2 has translation MPPGPVQIVQPETNNKNDGPTEETPATKPIVGIIYPPPEVRNIVDKTASFVARNGPEFEARIRQNEINNPKFNFLNPNDPYHAYYRHKVNEFKEGKAQEPSAAVPKVMQQQAMQQSQQLPQKVQVIQETVVPKEPPPDFEFIADPPSISAFDLDVVKLTAQFVARNGRQFLTQLMQKEQRNYQFDFLRPQHSLFNYFTKLVEQYTKILIPPKGLLIKLKKEAENPKEVMDQVRYRVEWAKYQERERRKEEEEREKERVAYAQIDWHDFVVVETVDFQPNEQGHFPPPTTPEELGARILIQERYEKYGESEEVEMEVESEDEEDEREKRADGQPSQPDQDTQVQDMDEGSDDEDEGVKAPLPPDNPMPPPLPPAPEHVIIRKDYDPKASKPQPSVAAPDEYLISPITGEKVPASKMQEHMRIGLLDPRWLEQRDRSIRDRQTEDEVYAPGLDIESSLKQLAERRTDIFGVEETAIGKKIGEEEIQKPEEKVTWDGHSGSMARTQQAAQANITLQEQIEAIHKAKGLVGEDETKEKIGPSKPSEIHQPPPMPSSAPSLPKPSPPVTAVPRPPVSVAPPVRTTLLSAVPVIPRPPVTPVVRLAPGQVITQMPPMIPAPRVNVVPMPPAPHLMAPRPPPMVVPTAFVPAPPMPQPPSAAPAPPVHPPPPHDDEPMSKKMKTEDNLIPEEEFLRRNKGPVAIKVQVPNMQDKTEWKLNGQVLNFTVPLTDQVSVIKVKIHEATGMPAGKQKLQYEGIFIKDSNSLAYYNMTNGSIIHLALKERGGRKK, from the exons ATGCCGCCTGGGCCCGTTCAGATAGTTCAGCCGGAGACCAACAACAAG AATGATGGACCTACAGAAGAGACTCCAGCCACTAAGCCCATTGTTGGCATCATATACCCTCCTCCAGAAGTCCGAAACATTGTTGACAAGACGGCCAGTTTTGTTGCCAG GAATGGACCAGAGTTTGAAGCCAGAATCCGTCAGAATGAGATCAACAACCCCAAATTTAATTTCCTCAACCCCAACGATCCCTACCATGCTTACTACCGCCACAAGGTCAATGAATTTAAGGAGGGCAAGGCACAAGAACCATCTGCAGCAGTGCCTAAGGTTATGCAGCAGCAAGCCATGCAGCAGTCTCAGCAGCTTCCTCAAAAG GTGCAGGTGATTCAGGAGACCGTGGTCCCCAAAGAGCCACCCCCCGACTTTGAGTTCATTGCGGACCCGCCATCGATCTCTGCGTTTGATCTTGATGTTGTGAAGCTCACTGCCCAGTTTGTGGCTCGCAATGGCCGACAGTTTCTCACCCAGCTGATGCAGAAGGAGCAGAGGAACTACCAGTTTGACTTTCTGCGCCCACAGCACAGCCTCTTCAACTATTTCACCAAACTGGTGGAGCAGTACACGAAG ATCCTGATCCCTCCCAAAGGCCTGCtaatcaaacttaaaaaagaaGCTGAGAACCCAAAGGAAGTTATGGACCAG GTGAGGTACCGTGTCGAATGGGCAAAATACCAGGAGCGTgagagaaggaaggaggaagaggagagggagaaggagCGGGTCGCTTACGCCCAAATAGACTGGCATGATTTTGTGGTGGTGGAGACGGTGGATTTCCAGCCCAATGAGCAAG GTCACTTCCCTCCACCCACGACACCAGAGGAGCTTGGCGCTCGCATCCTGATCCAGGAGCGCTACGAGAAATATGGTGAAAGCGAGGAGGTGGAGATGGAGGTGGAGagtgaggatgaagaggatgaacGAGAAAAGCGGGCTGACGGCCAGCCTTCTCAGCCTGATCAAGACACGCAAGTCCAGGACATGGATGAG GGATCTGATGACGAAGATGAAGGTGTGAAGGCTCCATTGCCACCAGACAACCCGATGCCACCCCCCCTGCCTCCAGCTCCAGAACATGTTATTATTCGCAAGGACTACGACCCCAAAG CCTCCAAGCCGCAGCCCTCGGTTGCAGCTCCAGACGAATACCTTATTTCACCAATCACCGGTGAGAAAGTCCCCGCCAGTAAGATGCAGGAGCACATGCGCATCGGCCTGCTGGATCCGCGCTGGCTTGAACAGAGAGACCGAAGCATTAGAGACAGGCAGACGGAGGATGAAGTCTACGCTCCCGGTTTGGATATTGAGAGCAGCTTGAAGCAGCTCGCTGAGAGGCGTACTGATATCTTTGGTGTGGAAGAGACGGCCATCGGAAAGAAGATCGGCGAGGAGGAAATTCAAAAGCCAGAAGAAAAG GTCACCTGGGACGGCCACTCGGGGAGCATGGCTCGTACGCAGCAGGCAGCACAGGCCAACATCACTCTGCAGGAGCAGATCGAAGCCATTCACAAGGCCAAAGGACTGGTGGGAGAGGATGAAACGAAGGAAAAAATTGGTCCCAGCAAGCCGAGTGAAATTCATCAGCCTCCTCCCATGCCCTCATCGGCACCAAGTCTGCCTAAACCCAGTCCTCCTGTCACAGCCGTGCCACGCCCACCTGTCTCA GTGGCTCCTCCAGTCCGTACCACTCTGTTGTCTGCCGTACCTGTGATTCCACGGCCCCCGGTGACCCCCGTGGTGCGTTTGGCGCCAGGTCAAGTCATCACACAGATGCCGCCCATGATTCCTGCTCCTCGTGTCAACGTGGTTCCCATGCCACCAGCGCCCCACCTGATGGCCCCCAGGCCTCCCCCTATGGTTGTTCCAACTG CGTTTGTCCCCGCTCCTCCCATGCCACAACCACCCAGTGCTGCCCCAGCACCGCCCGTCCACCCACCCCCTCCTCATGACGACGAACCAATGAGCAAGAAAATGAAGACGGAGGACAACCTCATCCCAGAGGAAGAGTTTCTTCGTCGAAACAAG GGTCCTGTGGCAATCAAAGTACAGGTTCCCAACATGCAGGACAAGACCGAATGGAAGCTAAATGGCCAAGTGTTGAATTTCACTGTCCCACTTACAGACCAG GTGTCTGTCATTAAAGTCAAAATCCATGAGGCAACAGGCATGCCGGCTGGAAAACAGAAGTTGCAGTATGAG gGCATCTTCATCAAGGATTCGAACTCTCTGGCTTATTACAACATGACCAATGGTTCCATCATTCATTTGGCTCTGAAGGAGAGAGGTGGAAGAAAGAAGTGA
- the sf3a1 gene encoding splicing factor 3A subunit 1 isoform X1, whose product MPPGPVQIVQPETNNKQNDGPTEETPATKPIVGIIYPPPEVRNIVDKTASFVARNGPEFEARIRQNEINNPKFNFLNPNDPYHAYYRHKVNEFKEGKAQEPSAAVPKVMQQQAMQQSQQLPQKVQVIQETVVPKEPPPDFEFIADPPSISAFDLDVVKLTAQFVARNGRQFLTQLMQKEQRNYQFDFLRPQHSLFNYFTKLVEQYTKILIPPKGLLIKLKKEAENPKEVMDQVRYRVEWAKYQERERRKEEEEREKERVAYAQIDWHDFVVVETVDFQPNEQGHFPPPTTPEELGARILIQERYEKYGESEEVEMEVESEDEEDEREKRADGQPSQPDQDTQVQDMDEGSDDEDEGVKAPLPPDNPMPPPLPPAPEHVIIRKDYDPKASKPQPSVAAPDEYLISPITGEKVPASKMQEHMRIGLLDPRWLEQRDRSIRDRQTEDEVYAPGLDIESSLKQLAERRTDIFGVEETAIGKKIGEEEIQKPEEKVTWDGHSGSMARTQQAAQANITLQEQIEAIHKAKGLVGEDETKEKIGPSKPSEIHQPPPMPSSAPSLPKPSPPVTAVPRPPVSVAPPVRTTLLSAVPVIPRPPVTPVVRLAPGQVITQMPPMIPAPRVNVVPMPPAPHLMAPRPPPMVVPTAFVPAPPMPQPPSAAPAPPVHPPPPHDDEPMSKKMKTEDNLIPEEEFLRRNKGPVAIKVQVPNMQDKTEWKLNGQVLNFTVPLTDQVSVIKVKIHEATGMPAGKQKLQYEGIFIKDSNSLAYYNMTNGSIIHLALKERGGRKK is encoded by the exons ATGCCGCCTGGGCCCGTTCAGATAGTTCAGCCGGAGACCAACAACAAG CAGAATGATGGACCTACAGAAGAGACTCCAGCCACTAAGCCCATTGTTGGCATCATATACCCTCCTCCAGAAGTCCGAAACATTGTTGACAAGACGGCCAGTTTTGTTGCCAG GAATGGACCAGAGTTTGAAGCCAGAATCCGTCAGAATGAGATCAACAACCCCAAATTTAATTTCCTCAACCCCAACGATCCCTACCATGCTTACTACCGCCACAAGGTCAATGAATTTAAGGAGGGCAAGGCACAAGAACCATCTGCAGCAGTGCCTAAGGTTATGCAGCAGCAAGCCATGCAGCAGTCTCAGCAGCTTCCTCAAAAG GTGCAGGTGATTCAGGAGACCGTGGTCCCCAAAGAGCCACCCCCCGACTTTGAGTTCATTGCGGACCCGCCATCGATCTCTGCGTTTGATCTTGATGTTGTGAAGCTCACTGCCCAGTTTGTGGCTCGCAATGGCCGACAGTTTCTCACCCAGCTGATGCAGAAGGAGCAGAGGAACTACCAGTTTGACTTTCTGCGCCCACAGCACAGCCTCTTCAACTATTTCACCAAACTGGTGGAGCAGTACACGAAG ATCCTGATCCCTCCCAAAGGCCTGCtaatcaaacttaaaaaagaaGCTGAGAACCCAAAGGAAGTTATGGACCAG GTGAGGTACCGTGTCGAATGGGCAAAATACCAGGAGCGTgagagaaggaaggaggaagaggagagggagaaggagCGGGTCGCTTACGCCCAAATAGACTGGCATGATTTTGTGGTGGTGGAGACGGTGGATTTCCAGCCCAATGAGCAAG GTCACTTCCCTCCACCCACGACACCAGAGGAGCTTGGCGCTCGCATCCTGATCCAGGAGCGCTACGAGAAATATGGTGAAAGCGAGGAGGTGGAGATGGAGGTGGAGagtgaggatgaagaggatgaacGAGAAAAGCGGGCTGACGGCCAGCCTTCTCAGCCTGATCAAGACACGCAAGTCCAGGACATGGATGAG GGATCTGATGACGAAGATGAAGGTGTGAAGGCTCCATTGCCACCAGACAACCCGATGCCACCCCCCCTGCCTCCAGCTCCAGAACATGTTATTATTCGCAAGGACTACGACCCCAAAG CCTCCAAGCCGCAGCCCTCGGTTGCAGCTCCAGACGAATACCTTATTTCACCAATCACCGGTGAGAAAGTCCCCGCCAGTAAGATGCAGGAGCACATGCGCATCGGCCTGCTGGATCCGCGCTGGCTTGAACAGAGAGACCGAAGCATTAGAGACAGGCAGACGGAGGATGAAGTCTACGCTCCCGGTTTGGATATTGAGAGCAGCTTGAAGCAGCTCGCTGAGAGGCGTACTGATATCTTTGGTGTGGAAGAGACGGCCATCGGAAAGAAGATCGGCGAGGAGGAAATTCAAAAGCCAGAAGAAAAG GTCACCTGGGACGGCCACTCGGGGAGCATGGCTCGTACGCAGCAGGCAGCACAGGCCAACATCACTCTGCAGGAGCAGATCGAAGCCATTCACAAGGCCAAAGGACTGGTGGGAGAGGATGAAACGAAGGAAAAAATTGGTCCCAGCAAGCCGAGTGAAATTCATCAGCCTCCTCCCATGCCCTCATCGGCACCAAGTCTGCCTAAACCCAGTCCTCCTGTCACAGCCGTGCCACGCCCACCTGTCTCA GTGGCTCCTCCAGTCCGTACCACTCTGTTGTCTGCCGTACCTGTGATTCCACGGCCCCCGGTGACCCCCGTGGTGCGTTTGGCGCCAGGTCAAGTCATCACACAGATGCCGCCCATGATTCCTGCTCCTCGTGTCAACGTGGTTCCCATGCCACCAGCGCCCCACCTGATGGCCCCCAGGCCTCCCCCTATGGTTGTTCCAACTG CGTTTGTCCCCGCTCCTCCCATGCCACAACCACCCAGTGCTGCCCCAGCACCGCCCGTCCACCCACCCCCTCCTCATGACGACGAACCAATGAGCAAGAAAATGAAGACGGAGGACAACCTCATCCCAGAGGAAGAGTTTCTTCGTCGAAACAAG GGTCCTGTGGCAATCAAAGTACAGGTTCCCAACATGCAGGACAAGACCGAATGGAAGCTAAATGGCCAAGTGTTGAATTTCACTGTCCCACTTACAGACCAG GTGTCTGTCATTAAAGTCAAAATCCATGAGGCAACAGGCATGCCGGCTGGAAAACAGAAGTTGCAGTATGAG gGCATCTTCATCAAGGATTCGAACTCTCTGGCTTATTACAACATGACCAATGGTTCCATCATTCATTTGGCTCTGAAGGAGAGAGGTGGAAGAAAGAAGTGA
- the ccdc157 gene encoding coiled-coil domain-containing protein 157 isoform X2 gives MSELLGHNDCIKSLRKDLVDIQGAIMDVVSRTGPISYTSWKFPNKLASDLDLVDLLEVYDFVNGEEAYNQHSHVVLLELVIDRLLFLLQSVSVYSELQRGRHGRYQIHQKGCLSVGLVVRNYWGTLVRCLNKKEYSRDIKQTKTKTLDYSKTESNVSSPTNSTTHLCRNCSSALFSLTSPEKSECSSPIQNPPSYSKPRHHNAACQTTNSSLVPCDSCHRVQSLLRNTGDALIDLVQSEGLPSSLKRLSDAMKDTVDPGQMTAGDVTQWAQEQLRDMRCLAKHLRDVQNTIRPLREGLAKAETDRNRLSSQLASAKREFQQEVEKHQVCMVQLESSLQKAERTSQERQQSLQEEQKQSKREILSLEESNTRLKEKIKLQQEKLEKLVGVKEGLQQKVETLQREEETCCELQQMIQKLETQLSDTRLLLDKEKAKYQSAFRQQESMQAKQKTLLKRVDALDEEREELQRQLEEKEVAQTNLDNQLKKITDLKEREEAELSQQQDICKELQKEKQTLQTRVEELEKHVAELTEHMQALRERERLLVAFPELNNWAHTQPQSTGNLILDMEKQHQSNEIRISILEQENLTLHKSLEKLRQRGMLNVTKGASSQPT, from the exons ATGAGTGAGCTGTTGGGCCACAATGACTGCATTAAGAGCCTCCGGAAAGACCTGGTGGATATTCAGGGTGCGATCATGGACGTGGTTTCTAGAACCGGACCGATCAGTTATACCTCCTGGAAGTTTCCCAACAAATTGGCGAGCGATCTGGATTTGGTGGACCTTCTAGAGGTGTATGACTTTGTGAATGGAGAGGAAGCATACAATCAGCATTCGCATGTTGTTTTACTGGAGCTAGTGATTGACAG ACTCCTCTTCCTTCTGCAAAGCGTCAGTGTTTATAGTGAGCTGCAGAGGGGAAGACATGGAAGATACCAAATCCATCAAAAAGGATGCCTTTCCGTGGGCCTTGTGGTTAGGAACTACTGGGGTACTTTGGTTCGGTGTTTGAACAAAAAG gaGTACTCCAGAgacataaaacagacaaaaacgaAGACATTAGATTACTCAAAGACAGAGTCAAATGTGTCTTCCCCAACTAACTCAACCACTCACCTATGCAGAAATTGCtcatctgctttgttttcacTGACCTCACCCGAGAAAAGCGAATGCTCAAGTCCAATTCAAAATCCTCCATCCTATTCTAAACCCAGACACCACAATGCTGCCTGTCAGACGACAAATTCATCCCTCGTTCCCTGCGATTCATGTCATAGAGTCCAGTCCCTTCTGAGAAACACAGGAGATGCTTTGATAGACCTTGTCCAGAGTGAGGGTCTACCCTCGTCTCTTAAGCGTCTCTCAGACGCCATGAAAGACACGGTGGATCCGGGACAGATGACGGCGGGTGATGTCACCCAGTGGGCCCAAGAGCAACTCAGGGACATGCGTTGCCTCGCAAAGCACCTTCGGGATGTGCAGAATACCATCCGGCCTCTTCGAGAAGGCCTCGCAAAAGCTGAAACAGATCGAAACAGGCTCAGTTCTCAGCTGGCAAGCGCGAAGAGGGAGTTCCAGCAAGAGGTGGAAAAACACCAAGTCTGCATGGTCCAGCTGGAGTCTTCCCTACAGAAAGCAGAGAGGACCTCACAAGAAAGACAGCAAAGCCtacaagaagaacaaaaacaatctaaaagaG AAATTTTATCATTGGAGGAGAGTAATACAAGACtcaaggagaaaataaaactccagcaagaaaagttggaaaaactcg TTGGTGTAAAAGAGGGACTTCAACAGAAAGTGGAAACACTACAAAGAGAGGAGGAGACCTGCTGTGAACTGCAGCAAATGATCCAGAAGCTCGAGACTCAGCTTAGTGACACGCGACTTCTTCTTGACAAGGAGAAGGCCAAGTATCAGAGCGCTTTCCGTCAACAGGAG TCAATGCAGGCCAAGCAGAAGACCTTATTAAAGAGAGTCGATGCTCTTGATGAAGAGCGTGAAGAACTACAGAGGCagttggaagaaaaagaagtggCACAGACGAACTTAGACAATCAGCTGAAAAAGATAACCGATTTGAAGGAGCGGGAGGAGGCTGAGCTCTCTCAGCAGCAG GACATCTGTAAAGAGCTCCAAAAAGAGAAGCAAACTCTACAGACACGTGTAGAAGAGCTAGAAAAGCATGTGGCCGAACTGACGGAGCACATGCAAGCattgagggagagagagagactctTGGTGGCTTTCCCAGAGCTCAACAACTGGGCTCACACTCAACCGCAAA gtACAGGAAACCTGATTTTGGATATGGAGAAACAACACCAATCAAATGAAATTCGCATCAGCATTCTGGAACAGGAAAATCTTACTCTACACAAAAGTCTCGAGAAACTACGACAAAGAGGAATGTTGAACGTCACCAAA GGAGCTTCATCTCAACCCACATGA
- the ccdc157 gene encoding coiled-coil domain-containing protein 157 isoform X1 yields MSELLGHNDCIKSLRKDLVDIQGAIMDVVSRTGPISYTSWKFPNKLASDLDLVDLLEVYDFVNGEEAYNQHSHVVLLELVIDRLLFLLQSVSVYSELQRGRHGRYQIHQKGCLSVGLVVRNYWGTLVRCLNKKEYSRDIKQTKTKTLDYSKTESNVSSPTNSTTHLCRNCSSALFSLTSPEKSECSSPIQNPPSYSKPRHHNAACQTTNSSLVPCDSCHRVQSLLRNTGDALIDLVQSEGLPSSLKRLSDAMKDTVDPGQMTAGDVTQWAQEQLRDMRCLAKHLRDVQNTIRPLREGLAKAETDRNRLSSQLASAKREFQQEVEKHQVCMVQLESSLQKAERTSQERQQSLQEEQKQSKREILSLEESNTRLKEKIKLQQEKLEKLVGVKEGLQQKVETLQREEETCCELQQMIQKLETQLSDTRLLLDKEKAKYQSAFRQQESMQAKQKTLLKRVDALDEEREELQRQLEEKEVAQTNLDNQLKKITDLKEREEAELSQQQDICKELQKEKQTLQTRVEELEKHVAELTEHMQALRERERLLVAFPELNNWAHTQPQSTGNLILDMEKQHQSNEIRISILEQENLTLHKSLEKLRQRGMLNVTKVRTWGASSQPT; encoded by the exons ATGAGTGAGCTGTTGGGCCACAATGACTGCATTAAGAGCCTCCGGAAAGACCTGGTGGATATTCAGGGTGCGATCATGGACGTGGTTTCTAGAACCGGACCGATCAGTTATACCTCCTGGAAGTTTCCCAACAAATTGGCGAGCGATCTGGATTTGGTGGACCTTCTAGAGGTGTATGACTTTGTGAATGGAGAGGAAGCATACAATCAGCATTCGCATGTTGTTTTACTGGAGCTAGTGATTGACAG ACTCCTCTTCCTTCTGCAAAGCGTCAGTGTTTATAGTGAGCTGCAGAGGGGAAGACATGGAAGATACCAAATCCATCAAAAAGGATGCCTTTCCGTGGGCCTTGTGGTTAGGAACTACTGGGGTACTTTGGTTCGGTGTTTGAACAAAAAG gaGTACTCCAGAgacataaaacagacaaaaacgaAGACATTAGATTACTCAAAGACAGAGTCAAATGTGTCTTCCCCAACTAACTCAACCACTCACCTATGCAGAAATTGCtcatctgctttgttttcacTGACCTCACCCGAGAAAAGCGAATGCTCAAGTCCAATTCAAAATCCTCCATCCTATTCTAAACCCAGACACCACAATGCTGCCTGTCAGACGACAAATTCATCCCTCGTTCCCTGCGATTCATGTCATAGAGTCCAGTCCCTTCTGAGAAACACAGGAGATGCTTTGATAGACCTTGTCCAGAGTGAGGGTCTACCCTCGTCTCTTAAGCGTCTCTCAGACGCCATGAAAGACACGGTGGATCCGGGACAGATGACGGCGGGTGATGTCACCCAGTGGGCCCAAGAGCAACTCAGGGACATGCGTTGCCTCGCAAAGCACCTTCGGGATGTGCAGAATACCATCCGGCCTCTTCGAGAAGGCCTCGCAAAAGCTGAAACAGATCGAAACAGGCTCAGTTCTCAGCTGGCAAGCGCGAAGAGGGAGTTCCAGCAAGAGGTGGAAAAACACCAAGTCTGCATGGTCCAGCTGGAGTCTTCCCTACAGAAAGCAGAGAGGACCTCACAAGAAAGACAGCAAAGCCtacaagaagaacaaaaacaatctaaaagaG AAATTTTATCATTGGAGGAGAGTAATACAAGACtcaaggagaaaataaaactccagcaagaaaagttggaaaaactcg TTGGTGTAAAAGAGGGACTTCAACAGAAAGTGGAAACACTACAAAGAGAGGAGGAGACCTGCTGTGAACTGCAGCAAATGATCCAGAAGCTCGAGACTCAGCTTAGTGACACGCGACTTCTTCTTGACAAGGAGAAGGCCAAGTATCAGAGCGCTTTCCGTCAACAGGAG TCAATGCAGGCCAAGCAGAAGACCTTATTAAAGAGAGTCGATGCTCTTGATGAAGAGCGTGAAGAACTACAGAGGCagttggaagaaaaagaagtggCACAGACGAACTTAGACAATCAGCTGAAAAAGATAACCGATTTGAAGGAGCGGGAGGAGGCTGAGCTCTCTCAGCAGCAG GACATCTGTAAAGAGCTCCAAAAAGAGAAGCAAACTCTACAGACACGTGTAGAAGAGCTAGAAAAGCATGTGGCCGAACTGACGGAGCACATGCAAGCattgagggagagagagagactctTGGTGGCTTTCCCAGAGCTCAACAACTGGGCTCACACTCAACCGCAAA gtACAGGAAACCTGATTTTGGATATGGAGAAACAACACCAATCAAATGAAATTCGCATCAGCATTCTGGAACAGGAAAATCTTACTCTACACAAAAGTCTCGAGAAACTACGACAAAGAGGAATGTTGAACGTCACCAAAGTAAGAACATGG GGAGCTTCATCTCAACCCACATGA
- the LOC122827821 gene encoding dynein regulatory complex protein 1-like, which yields MEGKEESKTREDQERESELRIKVLQKDLSTLVTNTQIACDAKMVLQRRLQGKAQAKRLAMLENDSTSSQEKADEILKGQFENFLNRKGISEDLQKALKKQQKLYSTIIHDKKAIINELVQALKFQDDNYASTLRKNTEEINVMIARMEDQIKLMTKVYREELAQIESRHRQEISILLTKDKEELERELKRLWDEELERLNERRKRLEEYKKEVHEIGQESNYVFNALDYERCSRILAHEREHKKNANSNLPLKMKKHLYMEKQEILLTTLKSIKGRITREAREIEKLKNIYIDHQKKFAKQSIALTDYTQYIEKHERIKSQVKHFAAADARRFEEVWLMIEEEVKHLAQRALAIDSVISQQLYGSPKNQTDLNLLLLSSPFRPWKTRTEIVQAEFQLVESPAESQVENLDTTGSTTEEELVFTDSGPEWEEEKLNEDMQEELRELLCNEMDFLMEAKILKLLAPLVTEEQTGVKLGSILYTLGIDEKDLPKLTDFLVRYKDQQNEQTGESHRASVASTSLDLIHPNHVLCALKSFLEQQSFRTSSAQELSRLWLAHARDSSKDAAYWNSLGNIIPEDRVKLWDSTLRTLKQYHTVLTDISELTQEQECLKDENTELRLKIDSYLKK from the exons ATGGAGGGTAAAGAGGAAAGTAAAACAAGAGAGGACCAGGAGAGAGAAAGTGAACTG agGATAAAAGTTCTGCAGAAAGATCTGAGTACGTTAGTGACAAACACCCAAATTGCATGTGATGCCAAAATGGTGCTGCAGAGGAGACTGCAGGGCAAAGCTCAAGCAAAGAG ATTGGCGATGCTGGAAAATGATTCAACCTCAAGCCAGGAAAAAGCTGATGAAATACTGAAAGGAcaatttgaaaactttcttaATCGCAAGGGGATCTCTGAAGACCTGCAGAAAGCattgaaaaagcagcagaagctTTATTCCACTATTATACATGATAAGAAAGCCATCATAAATGAGCTAGTGCAG GCGCTCAAGTTCCAAGATGATAACTATGCGAGCACCTTGAGGAAGAATACAGAGGAGATTAATGTGATGATTGCCCGGATGGAGGACCAAATTAAGCTCATGACCAAAGTCTACCGGGAGGAGCTTGCCCAAATTGAG AGTCGTCATCGGCAGGAAATAAGCATCCTGCTTACAAAAGACAAGGAAGAACTGGAGCGAGAACTGAAGAGACTTTGGGACGAAGAG CTCGAGAGGCTAAATGAGAGGAGAAAGAGATTGGAGGAATACAAGAAAGAAGTTCACGAGATCGGTCAAGAGAGCAATTACGTCTTCAATGCCTTGGATTATGAGAGATGCTCAAGAATTCTG GCCCACGAgagagaacataaaaaaaacgcAAACAGCAACTTACCCCTGAAGATGAAAAAACACTTGTACATGGAAAAGCAAGAAATACTTTTAACCACATTGAAAAGTATCAAAGGCAGGATCACCAG GGAGGCGAGAGAGATAGAGAAGCTGAAGAATATCTACATCGACCACCAGAAAAAATTTGCAAAGCAGAGTATTGCTTTGACAGATTACACACAGTACATCGAGAAGCACGAGCGCATTAAAAGCCAAGTCAA GCATTTTGCTGCTGCCGATGCAAGACGTTTTGAGGAGGTGTGGCTGATGATTGAAGAAGAAGTAAAGCACTTAGCACAGAGGGCTTTGGCCATAGACTCGGTGATCTCCCAGCAGCTCTACGGTTCACCCAAGAACCAGACGGATTTGAACCTCCTGCTGCTCTCCAGTCCCTTCCGGCCCTGGAAGACAAGAACAGAGATAGTCCAGGCAGAGTTTCAACTGGTGGAGAGTCCGGCTGAGTCTCAAGTCGAGAATCTGGATACGACAGGGAGCACCACAGAAGAGGAATTAGTGTTCACCGACAGTGGCCCCGAATGGGAGGAAGAGAAGCTGAACGAGGACATGCAGGAAGAATTGAGGGAGCTGCTGTGTAATGAAATG GACTTCTTGATGGAAGCCAAGATCCTGAAGCTGCTGGCTCCTCTGGTGACCGAGGAACAGACTGGAGTGAAGCTGGGATCCATCCTTTAC ACTCTGGGTATTGACGAAAAGGATTTGCCTAAGTTGACGGATTTCCTGGTGAGGTACAAGGATCAGCAGAATGAGCAGACTGGG GAGTCACATAGGGCCAGCGTGGCAAGCACTTCGTTGGACCTCATCCACCCTAACCATGTTCTTTGTGCTCTGAAAAGCTTTCTTGAGCAACAAAGTTTCAG GACGAGCTCAGCCCAGGAGCTTTCCAGACTGTGGCTCGCACACGCGCGGGATTCTTCTAAGGATGCAGCGTATTGGAATAGTCTAGGCAACATCATCCCAGAGGACAGAGTTAAACTGTGGGATTCCACGTTGAGAACGCTGAAGCAGTACCA CACTGTGTTGACAGACATCTCTGAGCTAACCCAGGAGCAGGAGTGTCTGAAGGACGAGAACACAGAGCTGCGCTTGAAAATCGACA GTTACCTGAAGAAATGA